One genomic segment of Blattabacterium sp. (Blaberus giganteus) includes these proteins:
- a CDS encoding phosphoribosylanthranilate isomerase — translation MKSKLLKVKICGIKFDVQKISDLLPNFIGFIFYPNSPRFVGFDFVIPKIRKKILKVGVFVNESEENILKIKEKNKLDFIQLHGTENPFYCEKLSKKGLKLIKSFRINNFFSFKKIVDYIPFCTYFLFDNNTIHYGGSGQKFCWNKLYEYTFQVPFFLSGGIGTQDFDKIINFSHSKIFGVDVNSKFEIFPGKKDDIKLNAFMKKIRKL, via the coding sequence ATGAAGTCAAAATTATTAAAAGTAAAAATATGCGGAATTAAATTTGATGTACAAAAAATTTCTGATTTGTTACCTAATTTTATAGGTTTTATATTTTATCCGAATTCTCCTAGATTTGTAGGTTTCGATTTCGTTATTCCAAAAATAAGAAAAAAAATATTAAAAGTAGGCGTTTTTGTAAATGAATCAGAAGAAAATATATTGAAAATAAAAGAAAAAAATAAATTAGATTTTATTCAATTACATGGAACTGAAAATCCTTTTTATTGTGAAAAATTATCCAAAAAAGGATTGAAATTAATTAAAAGTTTTAGAATAAATAACTTTTTTTCTTTTAAAAAAATTGTGGATTACATTCCTTTCTGTACTTATTTTCTATTCGATAATAATACAATTCATTATGGAGGAAGCGGACAAAAATTTTGTTGGAACAAACTTTATGAATACACTTTTCAAGTTCCATTTTTTTTAAGTGGAGGAATTGGAACACAAGATTTTGATAAAATTATCAATTTTTCGCATTCAAAAATATTTGGAGTCGATGTTAATAGTAAATTTGAAATTTTTCCAGGAAAAAAAGATGATATCAAATTAAATGCATTTATGAAAAAAATAAGAAAATTATGA
- the trpC gene encoding indole-3-glycerol phosphate synthase TrpC, whose product MNILDKIVYVKQKEVYKNKIICPIKKLENSSFFERKIFSLVKNIRKSYTGIIAEFKCKSPSKGIINNKASVEKVVKDYVYAGVSGISILTDQHFFSGKNEDLKKSRSVASIPILRKDFIIDEYQIIESKSMGADVILLIAGILSKNQIANFSKIAKSINLEVIIEIHNEFEIDKITDNLDIIGINNRNLKTFIVDYNNCLKLSSKIPNSYVKIAESGIDDINHILKLRKQGFKGFLIGEYFMKEKDPGKVCKYFIESLSRKDTN is encoded by the coding sequence ATGAATATTCTTGATAAAATTGTATATGTAAAACAAAAAGAAGTATACAAAAATAAAATTATATGTCCTATAAAAAAATTAGAAAATAGTTCTTTCTTTGAAAGAAAAATTTTTTCTCTAGTAAAAAATATAAGAAAAAGTTATACGGGTATCATTGCAGAATTTAAATGCAAATCTCCATCTAAAGGAATCATTAATAATAAAGCATCAGTTGAAAAAGTAGTTAAGGATTATGTCTATGCAGGAGTAAGTGGAATATCTATTCTTACAGATCAACATTTTTTTTCCGGTAAAAACGAAGATTTAAAAAAATCACGTTCTGTAGCTTCTATTCCTATATTAAGAAAAGATTTTATTATTGATGAATATCAAATTATAGAATCTAAATCTATGGGAGCGGATGTTATATTGTTGATTGCTGGAATTCTTTCTAAAAATCAAATAGCCAATTTTTCTAAAATTGCAAAAAGTATCAATTTAGAAGTCATTATTGAAATTCATAATGAATTTGAAATTGATAAAATAACAGACAATTTAGATATTATAGGAATTAATAATCGTAATTTGAAAACTTTTATTGTGGATTATAATAATTGTTTAAAATTATCTTCAAAAATTCCTAATAGTTACGTAAAAATTGCAGAAAGTGGAATTGATGATATAAATCACATATTAAAATTAAGGAAACAAGGATTTAAAGGTTTTTTAATTGGAGAATATTTTATGAAAGAAAAAGATCCCGGGAAAGTTTGTAAATATTTTATAGAATCTTTATCAAGAAAAGATACTAATTAA